The following coding sequences lie in one Mucilaginibacter sp. KACC 22773 genomic window:
- a CDS encoding ketopantoate reductase family protein: MESVSEQTIKVDTNIYIIGNGVVAKALAVALTLKGKKVTILRGSVDDKPASRELLEIETENNTLQAEVTISTLNNYKQLDGLILLTNKSFGNQELAEKLKFKAKHSPIVFLQNGLHIEDSFIGAGFTELYRCVLFVTSQSVSNNKVKFRPVASSPIGVIKSSFDNLDSIVDELNTDVFSFRAEANIQTVIWKKAISNCVFNSICPLLEIDNGVFHRNEAALQIAKTVIAECVEVANQNNIQLTEHDVLENVLMISKMSDGQKISTYQDILNKRETEIETLNFAVAKVAQVSGSAKVPVTTLLGEMTKLKSELFRM, translated from the coding sequence ATGGAATCAGTATCTGAGCAAACTATAAAGGTTGATACAAACATATACATTATAGGTAATGGCGTTGTTGCCAAGGCTTTGGCAGTGGCCCTAACCCTAAAAGGCAAAAAGGTTACCATACTGCGCGGCAGCGTAGATGATAAGCCCGCCAGCCGCGAATTGCTGGAGATAGAAACGGAAAACAATACACTGCAGGCCGAAGTAACCATCAGCACCCTAAATAATTATAAGCAGCTTGATGGGCTTATCCTGTTAACCAACAAATCATTCGGCAACCAGGAACTGGCAGAAAAACTCAAATTTAAAGCAAAACACTCGCCCATCGTGTTTCTTCAAAACGGCCTTCATATTGAAGATAGTTTTATCGGCGCGGGCTTTACCGAATTATACCGGTGTGTACTGTTTGTAACCAGCCAATCGGTTTCAAACAATAAAGTAAAGTTCAGGCCGGTTGCATCATCACCCATCGGGGTTATTAAAAGCTCATTTGATAACCTGGATAGTATTGTTGATGAACTGAATACCGATGTATTTTCATTTAGGGCCGAGGCGAACATTCAAACGGTGATCTGGAAAAAAGCGATCAGCAATTGCGTATTTAATTCGATATGCCCGTTGCTCGAGATTGATAATGGTGTATTCCACCGCAATGAAGCAGCCTTACAGATAGCCAAAACGGTAATTGCTGAATGCGTTGAGGTAGCCAACCAGAATAACATCCAGTTAACAGAGCACGATGTATTGGAAAACGTGCTGATGATAAGTAAAATGTCCGACGGGCAAAAGATATCTACCTACCAGGATATCCTCAACAAACGGGAAACAGAGATTGAAACGTTAAATTTTGCAGTAGCCAAAGTAGCA
- a CDS encoding bifunctional helix-turn-helix transcriptional regulator/GNAT family N-acetyltransferase translates to MENSFFNSVGKAGIGSRLRMLQEKITDDAANIYRMFGIDMQPKWFPVFYTLSQGSFNITEIAQHIGHSHPSVSKIVSEMVKKGLVTEGKDANDGRRNVLSLSDKGKQVNEKLQYQLVDVKNAVEGILDNTRHNLWEAIGEWEFMLEQKSLLKRVQDEKKLREGRDVTIVPFEEQYSKAFRELNVEWISTYFKMEEKDYQSLDHPQEYILNKGGEILVALYKGEPVGVCALLKMDDPEYDYELAKMAVSPKVHGKGIGWLLGKAIAQRAKARGGNTLYLESNTMLKQAISLYQKLGFKKVVGRFTPYERCNIQMELQLNN, encoded by the coding sequence ATGGAAAATTCATTCTTTAATTCAGTTGGGAAAGCGGGCATTGGCAGCAGGCTGCGAATGCTCCAGGAAAAGATTACAGACGATGCCGCAAACATTTACCGGATGTTTGGAATTGACATGCAGCCCAAGTGGTTTCCTGTTTTTTATACCTTATCACAAGGGAGCTTCAACATAACCGAAATTGCCCAGCATATCGGGCACTCCCACCCTTCTGTTAGCAAAATTGTATCCGAGATGGTGAAGAAGGGACTGGTAACGGAAGGCAAAGACGCCAATGACGGCCGCAGGAATGTACTCTCGCTATCTGACAAGGGGAAACAAGTTAATGAAAAACTGCAGTACCAGTTGGTTGATGTCAAAAACGCGGTAGAAGGCATTTTGGATAATACGCGGCACAACCTGTGGGAGGCCATCGGCGAGTGGGAATTTATGCTCGAACAAAAATCGCTGTTAAAGCGGGTTCAGGACGAGAAAAAATTAAGAGAGGGCCGCGACGTTACGATTGTACCTTTTGAAGAGCAATATAGTAAGGCATTCCGCGAACTTAACGTGGAGTGGATAAGCACCTACTTTAAAATGGAAGAAAAAGACTACCAATCGCTCGATCATCCGCAGGAATACATTTTAAACAAGGGCGGCGAAATACTGGTTGCCCTGTACAAAGGCGAACCTGTGGGCGTATGTGCACTGCTTAAAATGGACGATCCCGAATATGATTATGAATTGGCAAAAATGGCGGTTTCGCCCAAAGTACATGGCAAAGGCATAGGTTGGCTGTTGGGCAAGGCCATTGCCCAACGCGCCAAAGCCCGGGGTGGCAACACACTTTATCTTGAAAGCAATACCATGCTTAAACAAGCCATCAGCCTGTATCAAAAATTAGGATTTAAAAAAGTGGTTGGCCGGTTTACGCCTTACGAGCGTTGCAACATCCAGATGGAATTGCAGCTAAATAACTAA